Proteins encoded within one genomic window of Microbacterium sp. LKL04:
- the efp gene encoding elongation factor P, translating to MASTADIKNGVVLSIDGQLWNVVEFQHVKPGKGGAFVRTKLKNVVSGKVVDRTYNAGAKIEIENVDRRDFTYLYNDGDSYVFMDVADYDQLNVSATVVGDAANYLLENQQVQIALNNGNPLYVEMPASVVLEITYTEPGLQGDRSSAGTKSATLETGYEIQVPLFVDQGTKVKVDTRTGDYLGRVN from the coding sequence ATGGCATCCACTGCAGACATCAAGAACGGCGTCGTCCTGTCCATCGACGGACAGCTCTGGAACGTCGTCGAGTTCCAGCACGTGAAGCCCGGTAAGGGTGGCGCCTTCGTCCGCACGAAGCTCAAGAACGTCGTCTCGGGCAAGGTCGTCGACCGCACCTACAACGCGGGCGCGAAGATCGAGATCGAGAACGTCGACCGCCGCGACTTCACGTACCTCTACAACGACGGCGACAGCTACGTCTTCATGGACGTCGCCGACTACGACCAGCTGAACGTCTCGGCCACCGTCGTCGGCGACGCGGCCAACTACCTGCTCGAGAACCAGCAGGTGCAGATCGCGCTCAACAACGGCAACCCGCTCTACGTCGAGATGCCCGCCTCGGTCGTCCTCGAGATCACGTACACCGAGCCGGGCCTGCAGGGCGACCGCTCCTCGGCCGGCACGAAGTCCGCGACCCTCGAGACCGGCTACGAGATCCAGGTCCCGCTGTTCGTGGACCAGGGCACCAAGGTCAAGGTCGACACGCGCACCGGGGACTACCTCGGCCGCGTGAACTGA
- the nusB gene encoding transcription antitermination factor NusB — translation MSARSKARKRALDILYQSDIRGDDLGVTLAAEAKRAANEPAREASWLYAREIVDGVIDAQSEIDEQIVTHARDWKLERMPAVDRAILRIGVWEILHNDQIPTAVAIDEAVELAKEFSTDDSGSFVHGVLARIARS, via the coding sequence ATGAGCGCTCGGAGCAAGGCGCGCAAGCGCGCCCTCGACATCCTGTACCAGTCCGACATCCGGGGCGATGACCTCGGCGTCACCCTCGCCGCCGAGGCCAAGCGCGCGGCGAACGAGCCGGCGCGCGAGGCCTCCTGGCTGTATGCCCGCGAGATCGTGGACGGCGTCATCGACGCGCAGAGCGAGATCGACGAGCAGATCGTCACGCACGCGCGTGACTGGAAGCTCGAGCGGATGCCGGCGGTCGACCGCGCGATCCTCCGCATCGGGGTGTGGGAGATCCTGCACAACGACCAGATCCCGACCGCGGTCGCCATCGACGAGGCGGTGGAGCTCGCGAAGGAGTTCTCCACCGACGACTCCGGCTCGTTCGTGCACGGCGTCCTCGCCCGCATCGCGCGCTCCTGA